A section of the Luteolibacter rhizosphaerae genome encodes:
- a CDS encoding trimeric intracellular cation channel family protein, whose amino-acid sequence MLIQIWENVGTFVFCVSGAIAAREKAMDWFGMFVLAFLTGAGGGMIRSVLIGDVPPLFLKDPLTFILAMAGAALALVGAKWWAKFHRIVSFFDAIGIGLFTVAGIRIAQSHGLPWWSCLALGVISATFGGLLRDVLRNQIPLVLRKEIYATACIIGGLALFGLDRLGLHEGVVLGVTTGIIVSIRLLAIRYAIHQSVG is encoded by the coding sequence GTGCTGATCCAGATCTGGGAGAATGTGGGGACCTTTGTGTTCTGCGTCTCGGGAGCCATCGCCGCCCGGGAAAAGGCGATGGATTGGTTCGGCATGTTCGTGCTGGCCTTCCTGACCGGGGCTGGCGGCGGGATGATCCGGAGCGTTTTGATCGGGGATGTGCCGCCGTTGTTCCTGAAGGATCCTCTGACCTTCATTCTCGCGATGGCGGGAGCTGCACTCGCGTTGGTGGGGGCGAAGTGGTGGGCGAAGTTCCACCGGATCGTGTCCTTCTTCGATGCGATCGGTATCGGCCTGTTCACCGTGGCGGGCATCCGGATCGCGCAGTCGCACGGCTTGCCATGGTGGTCCTGTCTCGCTCTCGGCGTGATCAGCGCGACTTTCGGCGGCTTGCTTCGCGACGTATTGCGGAACCAGATTCCGCTGGTGCTGCGGAAGGAGATCTACGCCACCGCCTGCATCATCGGCGGTTTGGCCCTGTTCGGTTTGGATCGGCTCGGTCTACACGAGGGCGTGGTGCTGGGCGTCACGACGGGGATCATCGTCAGCATCCGCCTGTTGGCGATCCGCTATGCAATCCACCAATCGGTCGGCTGA
- a CDS encoding HAD family hydrolase — MQPLDSPARPGAILSFDFDGTLYHPAENPPVSPRLFQNLERLRREHGALWGINTGRSIGHVAEGLVDGRFPFAPDWVVAREREVWLPNEKGRWVSHEPYNKQCEANLARFFAEVQDVLDAIRNEVEEHTGATWIEQPGDPAGLVARTEEEMAWIMERVQALTANTPHLGWQRNSIWLRFGHKDYQKGSSLAEVARHFGVATDRVFAIGDSHNDFEMLSPDVAAMFACPANAVPDIRAHVSQGGGHVCLLTHSEGCAEALEHFFGTGA, encoded by the coding sequence GTGCAGCCGCTTGATTCCCCTGCCCGCCCTGGAGCGATCCTTTCCTTCGATTTCGACGGAACGCTCTACCACCCGGCGGAGAATCCTCCAGTCAGTCCGCGCCTTTTCCAGAATCTGGAACGCCTGCGCCGCGAGCATGGCGCGCTCTGGGGAATCAATACCGGGCGCTCGATCGGCCACGTCGCAGAGGGCTTGGTCGACGGTCGTTTTCCTTTCGCTCCGGACTGGGTGGTGGCCCGCGAGCGCGAGGTCTGGTTACCGAACGAGAAAGGCCGTTGGGTTTCCCACGAGCCCTACAACAAGCAGTGCGAGGCCAATCTCGCCCGCTTCTTCGCCGAGGTGCAGGACGTGCTCGATGCCATCCGCAACGAGGTGGAAGAGCACACCGGTGCCACCTGGATCGAACAGCCGGGTGATCCGGCCGGCCTCGTCGCCCGCACCGAGGAGGAGATGGCGTGGATCATGGAACGTGTCCAAGCGCTGACCGCGAACACTCCGCACTTGGGCTGGCAGCGGAACTCCATCTGGCTCCGCTTCGGCCACAAGGACTACCAGAAAGGCAGTAGCTTGGCAGAGGTGGCGCGTCACTTCGGCGTCGCCACGGACCGCGTCTTCGCGATCGGCGACAGCCACAACGATTTCGAGATGCTCAGCCCGGATGTGGCGGCGATGTTCGCCTGCCCCGCGAATGCCGTGCCCGACATCCGAGCCCACGTCAGCCAAGGCGGAGGGCACGTCTGCCTGCTGACCCATAGCGAAGGCTGTGCGGAGGCACTCGAACACTTCTTCGGCACCGGTGCCTGA
- a CDS encoding OmpA family protein → MENSYGWRAARETPMRLPGPDNMGWWVAAAFFVAVILHVAAFFALSHIKISQGTMPAQEIVTEHINLEPVEVLPPDQDLVVPEDVVEPPPPAANLLEEIDMLAKLPENTELDIQPDLAEPEFAVRLENPAMEGDPQGVVVDPAAGIDLDTSLPELGRTDDTLPLAADSQVIVDPGASVADDSNLDRFAEDLLKKGAGGLVQQGSLDGVVTLDDMAGLSPDVLVGKKTMLPSDLLFEYDSAELRESARVGMMKLALIIDRNPNLYCWIEGYSDLYGSEAYNLDLSRRRANAVREYLVNTLRLEGAKIVPRGYGMGKPLVTTGTVEEQAPNRRVEIRMRRTTPPAQTTAQAPTKPQTAPPPAIPPNPVLVKPMRALPVDEEPPASTPEPTPKARMVDEAPTPAPAPAPAPPRAQPVEEDPPKAEPVEEEPPKASELEPLRAEPVEEE, encoded by the coding sequence GTGGAAAACAGCTACGGATGGCGCGCCGCGCGCGAGACCCCGATGCGCCTTCCCGGCCCCGATAATATGGGCTGGTGGGTGGCAGCGGCGTTCTTCGTCGCCGTGATCCTGCACGTGGCCGCCTTCTTCGCGCTCAGCCACATCAAGATTTCGCAGGGCACGATGCCGGCCCAAGAGATCGTCACCGAGCACATCAATCTGGAGCCGGTCGAGGTGCTGCCGCCCGATCAGGATCTGGTCGTGCCGGAGGATGTGGTAGAACCGCCACCACCCGCAGCCAACCTGCTGGAGGAGATCGACATGCTCGCCAAGCTCCCGGAGAACACCGAGCTGGATATCCAGCCGGATCTGGCCGAGCCGGAGTTCGCGGTGAGGCTGGAGAATCCCGCGATGGAGGGTGATCCGCAGGGCGTGGTTGTGGATCCCGCCGCGGGCATCGATCTGGATACTTCTCTGCCCGAGCTCGGCCGCACGGACGACACCCTGCCGCTGGCCGCGGACTCCCAGGTCATCGTGGATCCCGGCGCCAGTGTGGCCGATGACTCGAATCTCGACCGTTTCGCCGAAGACCTGCTCAAAAAGGGCGCCGGAGGTTTGGTCCAGCAGGGCAGCCTCGATGGCGTGGTGACCCTCGACGACATGGCCGGGCTCTCGCCGGACGTGCTGGTGGGCAAGAAAACGATGCTGCCCAGCGACCTCCTTTTCGAATACGACAGCGCCGAACTCCGTGAAAGCGCCCGCGTCGGCATGATGAAGCTCGCGCTGATCATCGACCGGAACCCGAATCTCTATTGCTGGATCGAGGGCTATTCCGACCTCTACGGCTCGGAGGCCTACAACCTCGATCTCTCCCGCCGCCGTGCGAATGCAGTGCGGGAGTATCTGGTGAACACCCTTCGCCTCGAAGGGGCTAAGATCGTGCCGCGCGGCTACGGGATGGGCAAACCCCTAGTCACGACCGGCACGGTGGAAGAACAAGCGCCGAACCGCCGCGTGGAGATCCGCATGCGCCGCACGACGCCCCCGGCCCAAACCACCGCTCAAGCCCCGACCAAGCCTCAGACGGCTCCGCCCCCGGCTATTCCACCGAACCCGGTGCTGGTGAAGCCGATGCGTGCCCTGCCGGTGGACGAAGAGCCCCCGGCCAGCACTCCCGAGCCGACTCCGAAGGCCCGCATGGTGGATGAAGCGCCAACTCCTGCCCCTGCCCCTGCCCCTGCCCCGCCGCGCGCGCAGCCGGTGGAAGAAGATCCCCCGAAGGCAGAACCCGTTGAGGAAGAACCCCCGAAGGCCTCCGAGCTGGAACCGCTCCGCGCCGAACCGGTGGAGGAAGAGTAG
- a CDS encoding homoserine dehydrogenase translates to MNCSSLGIGLAGLGTVGSGVVLALERNAGLICDRTGGVVNLEVAKVLVRDLNKVRPVNLPAEKLTTSWQELVADPAVDIVVELIGGTTDAYEIVSAALKAGKPVVTGNKALLAERGVELFALSKEHDAPIHFEAAVAGGIPIIKTVQESFIGNRIHSITGIINGTSNYILERMTTAGLEFSAALAEAQALGYAEADPALDVNGWDAAHKAILLASLAYGFPIDPAQVHVAGIEQVRPIDIEFATRLGYVVKLLAVVREHPGGEVELRLQPSFIPKSHILASVHGVFNAVAVHGDAAGESLFYGRGAGQDPTASSVVADLVEAARSLRQTTGHRGFLPYRESGVLLPVEDTETAYYVRFDVTDRPGVIAEVARVLADAGIGISGTHSPVKPDQPDAAFLDMVFLLHTCRFGLLQETLDKIEALDCINSKPVVFRIEKL, encoded by the coding sequence GTGAATTGCAGCTCTCTTGGTATCGGTCTCGCCGGTCTCGGCACGGTGGGTTCCGGCGTGGTCCTGGCCCTTGAACGCAATGCGGGCCTGATCTGCGACCGCACCGGCGGCGTGGTGAATCTGGAAGTGGCCAAGGTGCTGGTGCGCGACTTGAACAAAGTGCGCCCGGTGAACTTGCCCGCAGAGAAGCTGACGACCTCTTGGCAGGAGCTCGTCGCCGATCCGGCGGTGGACATCGTGGTGGAGCTGATCGGTGGCACCACCGATGCCTATGAGATCGTGTCTGCGGCCCTGAAAGCCGGGAAGCCGGTGGTCACGGGGAACAAGGCCCTGCTGGCCGAGCGCGGGGTGGAGCTTTTCGCTCTCTCCAAGGAGCACGATGCTCCGATCCATTTTGAAGCGGCGGTGGCCGGAGGCATTCCGATCATCAAGACGGTGCAGGAGTCCTTCATCGGAAACCGCATCCATTCGATCACGGGGATCATCAACGGCACCTCGAACTACATCCTGGAGCGCATGACGACCGCGGGCTTGGAGTTCTCCGCCGCCCTAGCCGAGGCACAGGCGCTGGGCTACGCCGAGGCGGACCCGGCGCTCGATGTGAATGGCTGGGATGCCGCGCACAAGGCGATCCTGCTGGCCTCGCTGGCCTACGGCTTCCCGATCGACCCGGCGCAGGTGCATGTGGCCGGGATCGAGCAGGTCCGGCCCATCGACATCGAGTTTGCAACCCGCCTCGGCTACGTGGTGAAGCTGCTGGCGGTGGTGCGCGAGCACCCGGGCGGCGAAGTGGAGCTGCGCTTGCAGCCCTCTTTCATCCCGAAGAGCCACATCCTGGCCAGCGTGCACGGCGTCTTCAACGCAGTGGCAGTGCATGGCGATGCTGCGGGCGAATCACTCTTCTATGGCCGCGGGGCCGGCCAAGATCCGACCGCCTCGTCCGTGGTGGCCGATCTCGTGGAGGCGGCGCGCTCGCTGCGCCAGACCACGGGTCATCGCGGCTTCCTGCCCTATCGCGAGAGCGGCGTGCTGCTCCCGGTGGAGGATACGGAAACCGCCTACTACGTGCGCTTCGATGTCACCGACCGCCCCGGCGTGATCGCCGAGGTGGCACGGGTCCTGGCGGATGCGGGCATCGGCATTTCCGGCACCCATTCGCCGGTGAAGCCGGACCAGCCGGACGCGGCCTTCCTCGATATGGTTTTCCTGCTCCACACCTGCCGCTTCGGCCTGCTGCAGGAGACCCTCGACAAGATCGAGGCTCTCGACTGCATCAACAGCAAGCCGGTGGTGTTCCGGATCGAAAAGCTCTGA
- a CDS encoding cupin domain-containing protein, giving the protein MSETKKRFVQTGEPICETNAWTHNEWLCRPDLVPAEKLLMVRATMPPGHCHPFHLHPHREEIIHVVSGRAEQWVGDEYRILGPGEIAHLPAGVVHATYNPFDETLVFHAILSPAVLPSPEDQAEDPKDVSSQAPWSSIREGMTPCRML; this is encoded by the coding sequence ATGAGCGAGACCAAGAAGCGATTCGTCCAGACCGGCGAGCCCATTTGCGAGACCAATGCCTGGACCCATAACGAGTGGCTCTGCCGTCCGGACCTGGTTCCCGCCGAGAAGCTTTTGATGGTCCGCGCCACCATGCCGCCGGGGCACTGTCACCCCTTCCATCTCCACCCCCACCGTGAGGAAATCATCCACGTTGTCTCGGGCCGCGCCGAGCAATGGGTAGGCGATGAATACCGCATCCTCGGGCCCGGCGAGATCGCGCATCTCCCGGCCGGAGTGGTCCACGCCACCTACAATCCCTTCGACGAGACGCTCGTCTTCCACGCCATCCTCTCCCCGGCCGTCCTTCCTTCTCCGGAAGACCAGGCCGAGGACCCCAAGGACGTTTCCTCGCAAGCTCCGTGGAGCAGCATCCGCGAGGGTATGACGCCCTGCCGGATGCTGTGA
- a CDS encoding AraC family transcriptional regulator, translating to MPVATLPDVTRSHVVRGDEQDDRGWIRESPLCPLLAQHHIAHVGVLEAREPFGISRPDQSGTFMLACFGGSGLVRADGQWKKVSAGNACLLPPFVTNAMKATGSEPWRICWVRYRESRESNPVVSAASPVLGTYDPMPLLHAIQGLHAEMKGSATPAVQHLWTELIQSYVLRFAQPHQADSRLWKLWESVQKSLDHQWTLEELASRACVCKEHLRRLCRSELGRSPMQHVTFLRMQHARHLLATTDEKVESITREIGYTNPHTFSNTFKKWIGWRPSEHRR from the coding sequence ATGCCTGTAGCCACTCTGCCCGATGTGACCCGCAGCCACGTGGTGCGGGGCGACGAGCAGGATGATCGCGGATGGATCCGCGAGAGTCCGCTCTGTCCTCTCCTCGCGCAGCATCACATCGCCCATGTGGGGGTGCTGGAGGCTCGCGAGCCCTTCGGGATTTCGCGTCCCGATCAGTCCGGGACTTTCATGCTGGCCTGCTTCGGAGGCAGCGGCTTGGTGCGGGCGGACGGGCAGTGGAAGAAAGTCTCGGCGGGGAATGCCTGCCTGCTGCCGCCTTTCGTGACGAATGCGATGAAGGCGACAGGGAGCGAGCCATGGCGGATCTGCTGGGTGCGCTACCGGGAATCGCGCGAATCCAATCCGGTGGTCTCAGCGGCTTCGCCGGTGCTGGGAACCTATGACCCGATGCCTCTGCTACACGCGATCCAAGGTCTGCATGCGGAGATGAAGGGCAGCGCGACGCCAGCGGTGCAGCACCTGTGGACCGAGCTGATCCAATCGTATGTCTTGCGCTTCGCCCAGCCGCATCAGGCGGACTCGCGTCTGTGGAAGCTTTGGGAGTCGGTGCAGAAGTCTCTCGATCATCAGTGGACCTTGGAGGAACTCGCGAGCCGTGCCTGCGTGTGCAAGGAGCACCTCCGCCGCCTCTGCCGGAGCGAGCTCGGCCGTAGCCCGATGCAGCATGTGACCTTCCTGCGCATGCAGCACGCGCGGCATCTGTTAGCCACGACCGATGAGAAGGTCGAATCGATCACCCGCGAGATCGGCTACACGAACCCGCACACGTTTTCCAATACCTTCAAGAAGTGGATCGGCTGGCGCCCTTCGGAGCACCGGCGGTGA
- a CDS encoding PVC-type heme-binding CxxCH protein, with the protein MKPRSIRRSLESLAMLAVLSGSALAAPPELFQQSKEPLISGTTASAALPGDAELAKAKVVLLTGGAPWSAADRQRLEAYVEKGGGLVLVHDAIPASGWVEGEVSRWSGVVPLFFTPPGREDAVSSGISNFDIDDEMIYGLRTPQDAKVLATTWTPNRKHLKGTDPQPYVYGVSPMVWSQTKGKGRIVFFVPGKNEATWKHPAIRTMLRRSVAWASQNDKVDEWSEKDDLAALVYPPGGPLAPQKAVDTLQIHPEFKVDLVAAEPLISKPLNIDWDHRGRMWVVESLEYPEGKRGGGPESMHTVWQRDTPLDKPAATDRPGRDRISILEDSDGDGVMDRKQVFAEDLDLATSFCFYKDGVVVAQPPHIYLIRDTNNDGKSDRREILYTGLGTFDTHAVLNNLRWGLDGWIYATHGYSSSNKVTSGDGKKDFGAIGSGVIRFRPDGSAIEMYSAKSGNCWGVDMTSEGEMFFTQPTSGDLVMHVPVSDKLMAAGGMARDPSWQVMVHLRPVKPLMSWEEIVENQPNDVIGSFTAACGCAVYEGGAWPDQWTRGYFTAEPTVHIIHHEALSVDGPTFSAAKTREEEFSATRDFWSRPIDTRVGPDGQLYVIDCYNQAILHNDPRGPIHLWNHQAARPDRDHFFGRIHRYHHKDSKPLPKADLTNLEGCLAALSHPNREIRFRAQRMIEEGDLKAAATKLAGAKGVTKLHSLWIRAAAGVLSPQEITAALEDPDTAVRVTIGRVIGAYPKLVNADVVATVAKHLPAENDSRVRLQWLAGLPEDAVLSADVLVGLQAKAEDIWTRAAIGRLAKNRPAEVLATALAAPAPEKQAPLAALLFDAFGKDGKTLASMLEAIGQSGAKGTAIATASLRSLRNRELPADAKLDEVLAKLAASPTPQIAASALPLAAARWNEAEAKQKLPPLTDKLLAAAPNDPEVLGPLGILPAFDEKLEKALAAAVSSGDAALRGPVLEAVVSNGSADAAALMIEVLPALATTDKARVIEAVLGRPASAILLAQALDKGDITVAVAGTQVLSRLADHADPGVREKSAPMIKRLRGAVEAKDALITRLLPEVSKPGNAEAGKGLYAACAVCHVFHGEGVTIGPVLEGIGVHGVEALLTHIVDPNREVEPSYHVWNISTKDGRTLAGFISRETEGSIFVKNAAGETEVARDQIANRTDTGKSLMPEGFEALGPETLRDLITYLRSGEQRFHTVAFGKAATADGSRGVYMSAETAGDRVGLKRYGMVEERGVPFQLPDPATTSGGKNVIVLKGGMEPRSLSQTMPKQVEIPVNLAAGRLHLLGAVAGWGFPVANDQEPLVKIEVRYSDGSTENVVLRNGVEFSDHVARVDVPGSAWTDLTNHGQMRYLWRDLKKPSATIEKLILTSADRGPAPMIAAITLESAGKDGKMAAAPAEGGPVPGSNASLSDKATPGTLRVLLAGGGSSHDFGQWYDREDQAILKEAGGIVSIYTTSPETAAEQLANTDVLLFSSNDAGYSKSKAFREAFEAFANRGGGMVLLHPATWYNWVDWAQYNISYVGGGSRAHDPLGEFGLTVLKPDHPVVKGLNRDFKIHDEHYQIGIDPRARVEVLIETSVSGQTGKKHPSVWTVTHPKAKIVCIAPGHDEAAHKHPDFRKLLVNAVKWAGAK; encoded by the coding sequence ATGAAACCCCGATCTATCCGTCGCTCGCTCGAATCATTGGCGATGCTTGCCGTTCTGAGCGGCTCTGCCTTGGCCGCGCCTCCGGAACTATTCCAGCAGTCGAAGGAACCCTTGATCTCCGGCACGACCGCGAGTGCGGCCCTGCCGGGCGATGCGGAGCTGGCGAAGGCGAAGGTGGTGTTGCTCACGGGCGGAGCACCTTGGAGCGCGGCAGATCGCCAGCGGCTCGAAGCTTACGTCGAGAAAGGCGGCGGCCTCGTGCTGGTTCATGATGCAATCCCGGCATCCGGATGGGTGGAGGGTGAAGTGAGCCGCTGGTCCGGCGTGGTGCCGCTGTTCTTCACCCCTCCCGGGCGGGAGGATGCGGTAAGCAGCGGGATCTCGAATTTTGATATCGACGACGAGATGATCTACGGCCTGCGCACGCCGCAGGACGCGAAGGTGCTGGCTACGACATGGACGCCTAACAGAAAGCACCTGAAGGGCACCGATCCTCAGCCCTACGTCTACGGTGTCTCGCCGATGGTGTGGTCGCAGACCAAAGGCAAAGGTCGCATCGTCTTCTTCGTGCCGGGTAAGAACGAGGCGACATGGAAGCATCCGGCGATCCGCACGATGCTACGTCGCTCGGTGGCATGGGCTTCGCAGAATGACAAGGTGGACGAATGGTCGGAGAAGGATGACCTCGCCGCGCTGGTCTATCCTCCCGGCGGCCCGCTGGCACCGCAGAAGGCTGTGGATACCCTGCAGATTCATCCGGAGTTCAAGGTGGATCTGGTCGCTGCCGAGCCCCTGATCTCAAAGCCGCTGAACATTGATTGGGATCATCGCGGGCGCATGTGGGTGGTCGAAAGCCTGGAGTATCCCGAGGGCAAGCGCGGTGGCGGCCCGGAGTCGATGCACACCGTCTGGCAGCGGGACACCCCGCTCGACAAACCGGCGGCGACCGATCGCCCCGGTCGCGACCGGATCTCGATCCTCGAAGATAGCGATGGGGACGGCGTGATGGATCGCAAGCAGGTCTTCGCCGAGGACCTCGATCTCGCGACCAGCTTCTGCTTCTACAAGGATGGCGTGGTCGTGGCCCAGCCGCCGCATATCTACCTGATCCGCGATACGAATAATGACGGGAAAAGCGATCGTCGTGAGATCCTCTATACCGGCTTGGGAACCTTCGACACCCACGCGGTCCTGAACAATCTGCGCTGGGGCCTGGATGGCTGGATCTATGCCACGCACGGCTACTCCAGCTCGAACAAGGTCACTTCAGGCGACGGCAAGAAAGACTTCGGAGCGATCGGTTCTGGGGTCATCCGCTTCCGTCCGGATGGCTCGGCGATCGAGATGTACAGCGCGAAGAGCGGCAATTGCTGGGGCGTGGACATGACTTCCGAAGGCGAGATGTTCTTCACCCAGCCGACTTCCGGCGACTTGGTGATGCACGTGCCCGTCTCCGACAAGTTGATGGCGGCGGGCGGCATGGCCCGCGATCCGTCCTGGCAGGTGATGGTGCACCTCCGCCCGGTGAAGCCGCTCATGAGCTGGGAGGAAATCGTGGAGAACCAGCCGAACGACGTGATCGGTTCCTTCACCGCGGCCTGCGGTTGCGCGGTCTATGAGGGCGGAGCTTGGCCCGATCAGTGGACGCGCGGCTACTTCACGGCCGAGCCCACAGTTCACATCATTCACCATGAGGCCTTGAGCGTGGACGGTCCGACCTTCTCCGCCGCCAAGACGCGTGAGGAAGAGTTCTCCGCCACCCGCGACTTCTGGAGCCGCCCCATCGACACCCGCGTGGGTCCGGATGGCCAGCTCTACGTGATCGACTGCTACAACCAGGCGATCCTGCACAACGATCCCCGCGGCCCGATCCATCTCTGGAATCATCAGGCTGCGCGTCCGGACCGCGACCACTTCTTCGGTCGTATCCACCGCTATCATCACAAGGATTCAAAGCCGCTGCCGAAGGCCGATCTCACCAATCTCGAAGGCTGTCTCGCCGCCCTCTCCCATCCGAATCGCGAGATCCGCTTCCGCGCCCAGCGCATGATCGAAGAGGGCGACCTCAAGGCCGCTGCCACCAAGCTGGCGGGTGCCAAAGGCGTGACCAAGCTCCACTCGCTCTGGATCCGCGCCGCCGCCGGTGTGCTGAGCCCACAGGAAATCACCGCCGCGCTGGAAGATCCGGATACCGCCGTGCGCGTCACCATCGGTCGTGTGATCGGCGCCTATCCGAAGCTCGTGAACGCCGATGTGGTTGCCACCGTGGCGAAGCATCTGCCTGCCGAGAACGATTCCCGCGTCCGCCTGCAATGGCTGGCGGGATTGCCGGAAGATGCCGTGCTGTCGGCGGACGTTCTGGTTGGCCTGCAAGCGAAGGCCGAAGACATTTGGACTCGTGCCGCGATCGGACGCCTTGCGAAGAACCGCCCGGCCGAGGTGCTGGCCACCGCGCTCGCCGCGCCGGCCCCGGAGAAGCAAGCGCCGCTGGCCGCGCTCCTCTTCGATGCCTTCGGCAAGGATGGCAAGACCTTGGCCTCGATGCTTGAGGCGATCGGTCAATCCGGAGCGAAGGGCACCGCGATCGCGACTGCCTCGCTGCGCTCCTTGCGGAACCGCGAACTGCCTGCCGATGCGAAACTCGATGAAGTGCTCGCGAAGCTGGCGGCAAGTCCTACCCCGCAGATCGCTGCATCAGCCCTGCCTCTCGCGGCGGCGCGCTGGAACGAAGCCGAGGCCAAGCAGAAGCTGCCGCCCCTGACGGACAAGTTGCTCGCGGCAGCCCCGAACGATCCCGAGGTGCTCGGCCCGCTCGGTATCCTGCCCGCCTTCGATGAGAAGCTGGAAAAGGCGCTCGCCGCCGCGGTGTCCAGCGGTGATGCCGCCCTGCGCGGACCGGTCTTGGAGGCCGTGGTCAGCAATGGCTCCGCCGATGCTGCCGCTCTGATGATTGAAGTGCTTCCCGCTCTGGCCACCACGGACAAGGCCCGCGTGATTGAAGCCGTGCTCGGTCGTCCCGCCTCGGCAATCCTCTTGGCCCAAGCTTTGGACAAGGGTGACATCACGGTCGCCGTCGCGGGCACCCAGGTGCTCTCCCGCCTCGCCGACCATGCGGATCCCGGCGTCCGTGAGAAATCCGCTCCCATGATCAAGCGCCTGCGCGGTGCGGTGGAAGCGAAGGACGCACTGATTACCCGCCTGCTGCCGGAGGTGAGCAAGCCGGGCAACGCGGAGGCGGGCAAGGGCCTCTATGCCGCCTGTGCGGTCTGCCACGTTTTCCATGGCGAGGGCGTTACCATTGGTCCGGTCCTCGAAGGCATCGGCGTGCACGGGGTGGAGGCGCTGCTGACCCACATCGTTGACCCGAATCGCGAGGTGGAGCCGAGCTACCATGTCTGGAACATCTCCACGAAAGACGGCCGCACCCTCGCGGGCTTCATCAGCCGCGAGACCGAGGGCAGCATCTTCGTGAAAAACGCCGCCGGTGAGACCGAGGTGGCGCGCGACCAGATCGCGAACCGCACCGATACCGGCAAGTCGCTCATGCCCGAAGGCTTCGAAGCGCTCGGGCCCGAAACCCTGCGCGACCTTATCACCTATCTCCGTTCCGGTGAGCAGCGCTTCCACACCGTGGCTTTCGGCAAGGCGGCGACGGCAGATGGCAGCCGCGGAGTCTATATGTCCGCGGAAACCGCAGGCGATCGCGTCGGCCTGAAGCGCTACGGCATGGTCGAGGAGCGCGGCGTTCCTTTTCAGTTGCCCGATCCTGCCACCACCTCCGGTGGTAAGAACGTGATCGTCCTGAAGGGCGGCATGGAGCCCCGGTCTCTGAGCCAGACGATGCCGAAGCAGGTCGAGATCCCCGTGAATCTCGCCGCGGGCCGCCTGCACCTTCTTGGTGCCGTGGCAGGCTGGGGCTTCCCGGTGGCCAATGACCAGGAGCCCTTGGTGAAGATCGAGGTCCGCTACAGCGATGGATCTACGGAGAATGTCGTACTACGGAACGGCGTGGAGTTCTCCGATCACGTGGCACGGGTTGATGTTCCGGGCTCGGCTTGGACCGATCTGACCAACCACGGCCAGATGCGCTACCTGTGGCGCGATCTCAAGAAGCCCTCCGCCACGATCGAGAAGCTCATCCTGACCAGCGCCGACCGCGGTCCCGCCCCGATGATCGCGGCGATCACCTTGGAATCCGCCGGCAAGGACGGCAAGATGGCGGCCGCCCCGGCCGAAGGCGGTCCTGTCCCCGGCAGCAATGCAAGCCTGTCGGACAAAGCCACGCCGGGAACCCTGCGGGTGCTGCTGGCCGGTGGTGGCAGCTCGCACGACTTCGGCCAGTGGTATGATCGCGAGGACCAAGCGATTCTGAAAGAGGCCGGCGGCATCGTCAGCATCTACACCACCAGTCCGGAGACCGCCGCCGAGCAGCTCGCCAATACCGACGTCCTGCTCTTCAGCTCGAACGACGCCGGCTACTCGAAGAGCAAGGCCTTCCGCGAAGCCTTCGAGGCCTTTGCGAACCGCGGCGGCGGCATGGTGCTCCTGCATCCGGCCACTTGGTACAACTGGGTGGACTGGGCGCAGTACAACATCTCCTACGTCGGCGGCGGTTCCCGCGCCCATGACCCGCTGGGTGAGTTCGGTCTCACCGTGCTCAAGCCCGACCATCCGGTGGTGAAGGGCCTGAATCGTGACTTCAAGATCCACGACGAGCACTACCAGATCGGCATCGATCCGCGTGCCCGCGTGGAGGTGCTGATCGAGACTTCGGTGTCCGGGCAGACCGGGAAGAAACATCCCTCGGTGTGGACCGTGACCCACCCGAAGGCGAAGATCGTGTGCATCGCCCCGGGCCATGACGAGGCCGCGCATAAGCATCCGGACTTCCGCAAGCTGCTGGTAAACGCCGTGAAATGGGCCGGGGCGAAATAG